In Mycoplasmopsis synoviae ATCC 25204, the sequence AGCGTTAGCTTCACCGCCATGTTCAATAAAGTCTTTATATGAAATTACTTCAGCTTTAATGAATTTTTTCTCGAAGTCGCTGTGAATAATTCCAGCGCATTTAGGTGCTAGTGAATTTTTTAAATAAACTCAAGCTCTAACTTCAACTACTCCAGCAGTAAAATAAGTTTCAAGCTGTAAAAGTGAAAAAGCTTTTTTAGTTAGTGATTCGATTCCGCTTTCGCTGATGTTGTATAGTGCTAGCATTTCTAATTTTTCTTCATCGCTTAAATCAATTAATTCTGATTCAATTTGCGCGCAAATTGGAACAACTTTTTCGTACTCTTTTAAAGATGATTTAAATTTGTTAAAAATTTCATCACTATTAATATTTTGAAGTTGTTCTGGTTTTACATTAGCTACATATAAAATTGGTTTAAAGCTTAAAAGATGATAACCATTAATTATCTTTTTTTCTTCATCGCTAAAATCTAGCTCTCTTGCTGGAATATTTTCCTCTAGCGCTTTTTTAATTCTCTGTGAGATAGATTTTTCTAGAAGGGCAAATT encodes:
- the ychF gene encoding redox-regulated ATPase YchF yields the protein MSLKAGIVGLPNVGKSTLFKALTKKQVESSNYAFTTIEPNISTVSVVDKRLNEIAKIIKPNKIVYATFDFVDIAGLVKGASKGEGLGNKFLSNIREVDAIIHVVRCFEDKNILHVSNSIDPIRDKEDINLELLLADLETVNNILNRVEKKAKARDKFALLEKSISQRIKKALEENIPARELDFSDEEKKIINGYHLLSFKPILYVANVKPEQLQNINSDEIFNKFKSSLKEYEKVVPICAQIESELIDLSDEEKLEMLALYNISESGIESLTKKAFSLLQLETYFTAGVVEVRAWVYLKNSLAPKCAGIIHSDFEKKFIKAEVISYKDFIEHGGEANARSAGKLRLEGKSYVMQDGDICNFKFGK